The Hymenobacter swuensis DY53 genome includes the window TGCTGCTGGACATGCACGGCCACGTCGCCGAAGGTCCCGGGGCCAACTTCTTCTTTGAGCGCCAGGGTGAGCTGGTTACGCCCCCGGCCGGCAGCATTCTGCGCGGCATCACCCGCAACACCATCATCGACCTGGCCCGCGAAGCCGGCATCACCGTCACGGAGCGGTTTTTCGGCCCCGAGGAGTTGCGCACCGCCGAGGCCGCCTTCATGACGGGCACCGCCGCCGAGGTTATCGGCATTGCCTCGGTGGATGATGTGGTGTTCGAGCGCCCCTTCCAGCAAACCATTGGTGGCATGCTGGCCCGGCATTATCACGCACTGGTGACGGGGCAGTCGGTAGGCGTGGCGCTGTAGAGACGCGACACTTCGCGTCTCGGCGTCAGAACAACAACGGCTGCACAGTAAGTCAACCTCCAACGCAACAACCTCAGCAACGACGAGACGCGAAGTGTCGCGTCTCTACAACCACTAACCCCGGCGGCCTCCTCTGCCAATCGGCAGGCTCCCTCTCTCCCCCTGGAGAGGGGGCCGGGAGGTGAGACGACCCGCCTGGACGAAGCGGTAGAGATGCTTCGCGGGGCTCAGCATGACGTTCTTTTTTTCTGCCTGCATACTACGCACTAAGCACCAGGCACTACCCCCTACCATCATGGCCCTCAACAAATACAGCCGCATTTACACCCAGGATGACAGTCTGCCGGCCTCGCAGGCCATGCTGATTGGCTCCGGTATTGCGGAGGCCGATTTGCGCAAGCCGTTCGTGGGCATCTGCTCCACGGGCTTCGAGGGCAACACCTGCAACATGCACCTCAATCAGCTGGCCGACGCGGTGAAGCAGGGCGTGCAGGAGCAGGATTTGGTGGGGCTGCGCTTCAATACCATCGGCATTTCGGACGGCATCACCAACGGCACACCGGGCATGCGCTACTCGCTGGTGTCCCGGGAAATCATTGCCGATTCCATTGAGGCCATGGCCGGGGCCCACAACTACGACGCCCTGGCCTGCGTGGTGGGCTGCGACAAAAACATGCCTGGGGCCCTCATTGCAATGGCCCGCCTCAACCGCCCCAGCCTGATGGTGTACGGCGGCACCATCCGGGGCGGCACGTTCAAGGGGCAGCAGCTCAACATTGTGTCGTGCTTTGAGGCGTATGGGCAGAAATTGCAGGGGCAAATTTCGGACGAGGATTACCGCGGCATCATCCGCAACGCCTGTCCGGGCCCGGGAGCCTGCGGGGGCATGTACACGGCCAACACCCTGGCCGCCGCCATCGAAACGCTGGGTCTGAGCGTGCCCTACTCCTCGTCGGCCCCGGCCGAAAGCGCCGAGAAGCAGCAGGAATGCCGCAGCACCGGCGCGTACCTGCGCCGCCTGCTGGAGCTGGACCTCAAACCCCGCGACATTCTGGTGCGCGAGGCCTTCGAAAACGCCATGGTGGTGACTACCGTGCTGGGCGGCTCCACCAACGCCGTGCTGCACCTCATAGCCATTGCCCACGCCGCCGGCGTGCAGCTCACGCTCGAAGACTTCCAGGCCGTGAGCGACCGGACGCCGGTGCTGGCCGACCTCAAGCCCAGCGGCAAGTACCTGATGGAAGACCTTTCGGCCCGGGGCGGGGTGCCGGCCGTGCTCAAAACCCTGCTCAACGCCGGCCTGCTCCACGGCGACCTGCTGACCGTAACGGGCCGCACTTTGGCCGAAAACCTGGCCGACGTGGCCCCGCTAGGTCCCGAGCAGGACATTCTGCGCCCCGCCAGCAACCCCATCAAGCCCGACGGCCACATTCAGATTTTGTACGGCAACCTGGCCCCCCGGGGCGCAGTGGCTAAGATTACCGGCAAGGAAGGCACCCGCTTCGCCGGCCCGGCCATCGTGTTCGACTCAGAGGAAGAGCTGAACGAGGGCATTGTGCAGGGCCTGATTCAGCCGGGCCACGTGGTCGTCATTCGGTACGTGGGGCCCAAGGGTGGGCCGGGCATGCCCGAGATGCTCAAACCCACGTCGGCCATCATCGGGGCTGGGCTGGGCGACAAAGTGGCCCTGCTAACCGACGGCCGATTTTCGGGCGGTACCCACGGCTTCGTTATCGGACACGTGAGCCCCGAGGCTTACGACGGCGGCCCGCTGGCCCTGGTGGAAAACGACGACTGGATTACGCTGGACGCCGCCGCCAACACCATCGACGTGGCCCTGAGCGACGAACAGCTGGCCCTGCGCCGCCAGCAGTGGCAGCAGCCCGCGCCCCCGGTCAGCCAGGGCGTGCTGCTGAAATACATCCGCACCGTGAGCGACGCCAGCCACGGCTGCATCACCGACTTAGCCGACCACCGCCATGTTCCCGAACCCGCAGCTTCAATCCGCGCCAGCCTCGCCTGAGGCCCTGGCCGTCCCGCAGGTATCCGGTGCCGTGGCCCTGTTGCAGGGCCTGGTGGCCGAGGGCGTGGATACGATTTTCGGCTACCCCGGCGGGGCCATCATCCCCATTTATGATGCCCTGTACGATTTTCAGGAGCAGCTGAACCACGTGCTCGTGCGCCACGAGCAGGGCGGGATTCACGCCGCCCAGGGCTACGCCCGGGCTTCGGGGCGGGTGGGCGTGGTGTTTGCCACCAGCGGCCCCGGTGCCACCAACCTGGTAACCGGTCTGGCCGATGCCCAGATTGACTCCACGCCGCTGGTGTGCATCACGGGGCAGGTGTTTGCGCATCTGCTGGGTACTGACGCCTTCCAGGAAACCGACATTCTGAACATCACCACGCCTGTTACCAAGTGGAACCACCAGATAACGGACGCCCGGGACATTCCGGCCGCGCTGGCCAAGGCCTTCTACATTGCCCGCAGCGGCCGGCCCGGCCCGGTGCTGCTGGACATCACCAAAAACGCCCAGCTGCAGCTTTTCGAGCACGCCGGCTACGAGCCCTGCACCCACATCCGCAGCTACCGGCCCCGGCCCGTGGTGCGCCCCGAGTACGTGCAGCGCGCCGCCGAGCTAATCAACCAGGCCCAGCGCCCGTTGGTGCTCTGGGGCCAAGGCGTGCTGCTGGGTAGCGCGGAAGCTGAGTTCCGGGAGTTCATCGAAAAAAGCGGCATTCCGGCGGCTTGGACGATTCTGGGAGCCGGGGCCCTGCCCACAGGCCACCCGCTGAACGTGGGCATGCTGGGCATGCATGGCAACTATGGCCCCAACGTCCTGACCAACGAGTGCGACGTGCTCATTGCCATCGGCATGCGCTTCGACGACAGGGTAACAGGCCGCCTCGACAAATACGCCCGCCAGGCCCAGATCATCCACCTCGACATCGACCCCACCGAAATCGACAAGAACGTAACGGCCACCGTACCGGTGTGGGGCGACTGCAAAGAAACCCTGCCCCTACTCACGCAGCTGGTAGCCGCCCGCCAGCACCCGGCATGGCGCCAACGCTTCCGCGACCATGACGCCGAGGAAGTAGCCGCCGTGATTCAGGACGAGCTATTCCCGACCCAGGACGAGCTGACCATGGGCGAGGTGATTCACCAGCTCAACCAGCTGACCCAGGGCGAGGCCATTATCGTGACGGATGTGGGCCAACACCAGATGGTAGCCTGCCGGTACGCCCGCCTCAACCACCCGCGCCTGAGCATTACCAGCGGCGGCCTGGGCACCATGGGCTTTGCGCTGCCGGCCGCCATCGGGGCCAAGTATGGCGCACCGCATCGCACGGTGGTGGCCGTCATCGGCGACGGGGGTATTCAGATGACGATTCAGGAGCTGGGCACCATCATGCAAACCGGCATCGAGGTAAAGATTCTGCTGCTCAACAACCAGTTTCTGGGCATGGTGCGGCAGTGGCAGGAGCTCTTCCACGAGCGGCGCTACTCCGCCGTAGAAATTGCTAGCCCCGACTACGTGACGGTAGCCAACGGCTACGGTATTGCCGCCCGCCGCGTGGAGCACCGCCCCGATCTGCAACCCGCCCTCCGCCAGTTGCTGTCGCACCCCGGCTCCTTCCTGCTGGAAGTGCGCGTGACCCGCGAAAACAACATCTTCCCGATGGTACCCCAGGGCTGCGGCGTGGGCGAAATCCGGTTGAAGTAACGTGTCATTGCGAGGAGGCACGACGAAGCAATCCTTCCTTCTCACAGCGCCTCACCTCGAACCAAGACAAACCCTGACCGAAGCTATCAATAAAAAGTTTTGGACTAGGTCGGAGCTTTTGCCCTTGAAAAGGAAGGATTGCTTCGCTCCGCTTGCAATGACGTGCGTGCTACCCGTCTCACCTCTCATGTTTCATCGCCTCATGTCCAAGCAAGAATACAACATCACGGCGTACACCGAGAACCAGGTGGGACTGCTCAACCGGCTGGCCATCATCTTCTCGCGGCGCAAAATCAACATCGAGAGCCTGAACACCTCACCTTCGGAGATTGAGGGGATTCACCGCTTCAACATTGTGGTGCACGAGTCGGAGGAGGTGGTGCGCAAGATTGCCCGCCAGATGGAAAAGCAGGTAGAGGTGCTGAAGGTGTACTTCAACCCCAACGAGGAAGTCATCTGGCAGGAAATGGCCCTCTACAAAGTGCCCACCGACGTCATTGCCGAGCGGGCGCTGGTAGAGCGGCTGCTGCGCGAGCACGGGGCCCGGGTGGTACTCATCCGCAAGGATTACACGGTGTTTGAAACCACGGGTCACCGCGAAGAAACCGACAAGTTGCTGGCCGTGCTGCACCCCTACGGCCTCATCGAGTTTGTGCGCTCGGCCCGCATTGCCATCATCAAAACCAGCCAAGGCTTCCACCACAAGCTGCGCGAGTTCGAGCGCCAGCAGCCCGGCGAGGAAGTAAGCGAAAACGAGTTCCTCGACCGCCGCGACAAGGTGTTTTCGATGTGACCCCACCAGAACGTCATTCCGAGCAGCGCGAGGAATCTCGCGTGCTGACGCCCGAGGCTAATCGTCATACTGAGCCTGTCGAAGTATCGATACTGCTTTGCTGGAATAGCATTCCAGAGTCAGCACGCGAGATTCCTCGACTTCGCCTCCGGCTACGCTCGGAATGACGTGCTTTTTAACAACCAGCAACAAACAACTACCAACCATAAACCCAACTCCATCATGGCAACCATCAACTTTGGCGGCGTAGAAGAACACGTTGTAACCCGCGAGGAATTCCCGCTGGAAAAGGCCCGCACCATTCTGCAAAGCGAGACGATTGCCGTTCTGGGCTACGGCGTGCAGGGTCCCGGCCAGGCCCTGAACCTACGCGACAACGGCTTCCGCGTGATTGTGGGGCAGCGGCCCGATTCGGCTTCGTGGCGCAAGGCCGAGGCCGATGGCTGGGTGGCCGGCGAAACGCTGTTCGGCCTGGAAGAAGCGGCCGAGCGGGGCACCATCCTGGCCAACCTATTGTCGGATGCCGGCCAGATTGCCGTGTGGCCCACTCTCAAACCCCACCTCACGGCCGGCAAAACCCTGTACTTCTCCCACGGCTTCGGCATCACCTTCAACGACCAAACGGGCATCATCCCGCCCGCCGATGTGGACGTGGTGCTGGTAGCGCCCAAAGGCAGCGGCACCAGTCTGCGCCGGCTGTTTGTGGCTGGCGGCGGATTGAACTCGTCGTTTGCCGTGTACCAGGATGCCACCGGCCACGCCTACGAGAAGGCCGTGGCGCTGGGCATCGGGGTGGGCTCGGGCTACCTGTTCGAAACCGATTTCCGCAAGGAAGTGTACTCCGACCTCACCGGCGAGCGGGGCGTACTGATGGGCGCGCTGGCCGGCATCATCGAGGCCCAGTACCAGGTGCTGCGCCAGCGCGGCCACTCGCCCTCCGAGGCCTTCAACGAAACCGTGGAGGAACTCACCCAGAGCCTAGTGCCGCTGGTGGGCGAAAACGGCATGGACTGGATGTTCAGCAACTGCTCCGTCACGGCCCAGCGCGGCGCCCTCGACTGGAAGGGCCGCTTCCGCGAAGCTACCCTGCCCGTGCTCAACGAGCTGTACGACAGCGTGGCCTCGGGCCAGGAAGCGGCCCGCACCATCCAGCGCGGCTCCACGCCCGGCTACCGCCAGGAACTGGAAGCCGAGCTGACGGAAGTACGCAACTCGGAGCTGTGGCAGACCGGCGCCACCGTGCGCGAGCTACGCTCCCGCGCCGCCGAAAAAGTAGAACAGGAAGAAGCCTACGCCCTCACGGCCGACGGTAATTAGAACGCAACCGGCTGTCATATTTCTTCTGTCATCCTGAGCTTGCGAAGGACCTTATCACGTGAAAACGGTAATCGTAACAACGACTCGTTCCAGCGTGGTAAGGTCCTTCGCTCTGCTCAGGATGACAGGTGTTTTTCATTTTCCAGATGCATCCTCCCCAACCCGCCACCCTCACCCCCGCCCTGCCGCTGCCCCTGGTGGAGCAGGCGGCCCGCACGCTGCAGGGCGTCATCAGTCCCACGCTGCTGCAGCACAATTTGGGGCTTTCGGCGGCCTACGGGGCTACTATTTATCTGAAGCGGGAAGATCTGCAGGTGGTGCGCTCCTACAAGATTCGGGGGGCGTACAACAAGATGGCGGGGCTGCCGGCCGATGAGGCCACCCGGCCGGTGGTGTGCGCCTCGGCCGGCAACCACGCCCAGGGCGTGGCCTACGCCTGCCAGCTGCTGGGCCGGCGCGGCTACATCTTCATGCCCGCCGCCACCCCCGCCCAGAAGGTGGACAAAGTGCGCCTGTTCGGGCGCGACCAGGTGGAAATCGTGCTGACCGGGGCCACGTTTGATGATTCGTCGAGGGAGGCGCAGGAGTTTTGCCAGCAGCGCCAGGGCGTGTACGTGCACCCGTTCGATGATGCGGCCGTGATGGCCGGGCAGGCCACCGTGGGTCTGGAAATCCTCCGCGACGCGCCCGCGCCCATTGATTTCGTGTTCATGCCCATCGGGGGCGGCGGGCTGGCGGCGGGCGTGAGCAGCGTGTTCCGGCAGCTCAGTCCCGCCACCCGGCTGGTGGGTGTGCAGCCGTTGGGCGCGCCCTCCATGCACCGCGCCATCCAGACGGGGCAGCGCCAGCCGCTGGAGCACATCGAGAGCTTCGTGGATGGGGCGGCGGTGAAGTGCCCCGGCGAGCTGACGTTTGCCATCTGTCGGGAGCTGCTGGATGAGGTGGCGCTGGTGCCCGAGGGCCAGGTGTGCGAGGACCTGTTGCGCATGTACAACGAGGAAGGCATTGTGCTGGAGCCAGCCGGCACACTCAGTCTCTCGGTGCTGCACCAGTACGCCGGCCAGATCCGGGGCAAAACGGTGGTGTGCATCCTCAGCGGCTCCAACAACGACATCACCCGCATGGAGGACATCAAGGAGCGGGCGTTGCGCCACCAGGGCCGCAAGCACTATTTCCTGGTCACCTTCAACCAGAAGCCCGGGGCCCTGCGCCGCTTCGTGAACCACGTACTGCGCGAGGATGATGACATCATCCAGTTTCAATACATCAAGAAGAATAACAAGGAAAAAGGCCCCGTTTTCGTCGGCCTGGAAGTGCAGCGCCCCCACGATATTGCCGAAATCCAGCAGCGCATGGTAGCCGAGGGATTTTCGTACGAGTATTTAAACGGGAAGCAGGATTTTTTGAGTTTGCTGGTGTGAATCGTCTGACTAATAAATCAAATGCTCAAATCCTGTTCACTCTTTTCAGCGACACTAACCTTATATGAGATAATAGTAAAAATACCATAGAACAAGAGCCAAAGACCTGAAAAGGCTTTTGTTTCTCTTGATTTATAGTACGTATACTTTTCTTTACTCAGATACTCTGTTATTTTACCATGATTCTGCAGAATATATTTATCATCCTTAATTTCAGGATTTCCATTTTGAGAAGCAACGAAGGTCATCAAATTGAATACCACATATAAAGAGCCAGATACAGCAACTAATTTCACCCAACTAGGAATACCTTTAAATATCAATTCCAAAGGAATTCCTGAACTCATCAGATTGGATTCATTTGATTGTTGATAATCCTGGAATTCTTCACTTTGCTTGTATTTAATAAATACAAAAATTCCAACAGCAAAAATCCCAATATGGAGCAACCATACAAAAGGGAAATATTCACTCACATCAATAGTAAAACAAGAGAGTATATGAGCTATCAGACTTAACAGGAAACCTAACGAAGCGGCATATAGTAGCCAATTGCTCTTTTCAGGCATGTTCATTCTTAATACACAATCAGTCATTCTCTCGCTGCAACAAGATATGAACATCGTATAGATTTTGCTTAAACAACACCAACCGTTCAACGCCGAGACGCGAAGTATCGCGTCTCTACGGCAGTTGGCCTTTGTAAGCCACTTAGCAACTATACACTATCAATCAGCTACTTACATCCACATCAGCAACTTTTTGAAATAGTAGGCGTGTCGAAAAACGGTTTCGGGAGGCCGGGGCTGGGGGTGTACTTGGGGCTTTCCTTCTGCCACGAAGTCATTGCCCATGTCTACCGAGAAAGTCCACATCTTCGATACTACCCTGCGCGACGGGGAGCAAGTGCCCGGCTGCAAACTGAACCGGGACGAGAAACTGCTCATTGCCCGGCAGCTGGAGCTACTCGGCGTGGACGTGATTGAGGCCGGCTTCCCGGTTTCCAGTCCCGGCGACTTTGCGGCGGTGGCGGCCATTGCGGCCCAAACCCGCGAGGCCACCGTCTGCGGCCTTTCCCGGGCCGTGGAAAACGACATTCGCACGGCGGCCGAGGCCCTGAAAGCGGCCCGCTACCCGCGCATTCACACGGGTATCGGCACTTCGGAGTCGCACATCCGGTACAAGCTGCTGAGCACGCCCGAGCAGGTGCTGGAACGGGCGGTGGCGGCCGTGAAGCTGGCCAAGTCGCTGGTGGAGGACGTGGAGTTTTACGCCGAGGACGCCGGCCGCACCGACAACGAGTTTCTGGCCCGCGTGTGCGAGGCCGCCATTCGGGCCGGGGCCACCGTGCTCAACATCCCCGACACCACCGGCTATTGCCTTCCGGCCGAGTACGGCGCCAAAATCAAGTACCTCGTGGACAACGTGCGCGGCATTGAGCGGGTGCGCCTCTCCACCCACTGTCACAACGATTTGGGCATGGCCACCGCCAACTCCATTGCGGGCGTGCTGGGCGGGGCCCGGCAGGTGGAGTGCACCATCAACGGCGTGGGCGAGCGGGCCGGCAACACGGCCCTCGAAGAAGCCGTGATGGTGCTCCGCCAGCACCCTTACCTCAACTTCAGCACCGGCATCAACACCAAGCTGCTGGCCGAAACCTCGGCTATGGTGTCGCACCTGATGAGCATGCCGGTGCAGCCCAACAAGGCCATTGTGGGAGCCAACGCCTTTGCCCACTCCAGCGGCATCCACCAGGACGGCGTGATTAAGCACCGCGAAACCTACGAAATCATCGACCCGCGCGAGGTGGGTATGCCCGATTCCAGCATTGTGCTCACCGCCCGCTCAGGCCGCGCCGCGTTGGCCTACCGCCTCCAGAAAATCGGCTACGACTTCGACCGCGTGGCCCTCAACAAAGCCTACACCCATTTCCTCGTCCTGGCCGACCGTCAAAAGGAGGTCGTGGACGAGGATTTGCGCGTGATGGTAGAACAGCAACAGCTGGTAACTGCGGGGTGATTCGCCAGCGCAGTAGAACGTCATGCTGAGCGCAGCCGAAGCATCTCGCGTGCTGATGTATGAATAGCATTGCAACGTCAGCACGCGAGATGCTTCGACAGGCTCAGCATGACGTCCTTTCCCTTCACACCCTATTCCTTCCTGCACTAACCACCCCCACCCCCTCTCCCATGCCTCACACCTTATTCGATAAAATCTGGGATGCGCACGTGGTGCGCGAGGTGGCCGGCGGGCTGTCGGTGTTTTACATTGACCGGCACCTGATTCATGAGGTGACCAGCCCCCAGGCCTTCGACGAGCTGACGGCCCGGGGCCTGACGCTGCGCCGCCCCGGGCAGATACTGGCCACCGCCGACCACAACGTGCCCACCCGCCACCAGGACCAGCCGATTCAAGACCCTTTGTCCCGGTCCCAGGTGGATAAGCTCACCGAAAACTGCGCCCGCCACGGCGTAGAGCTGTACGGGCTGGGCCACCCCTACCAGGGCATCGTTCACGTCATCGGGCCGGAGCTGGGCCTCACGCAGCCGGGCCTTACCATCGTGTGCGGCGACTCCCACACCTCCACCCACGGCGCGTTCGGCACCATTGCGTTTGGCATCGGTACCAGTCAGGTGACGCAGGTAATGGCCTCGCAGTGCCTGCTGCTGGATAAGCCCCGGCGCATGCGCATTACCGTGGATGGGGAGCTGCAGCCGGGCGTATCGGCCAAGGATATTATTCTGCACGTAATTGCCCAATTAGGTACGGGCGGAGCCACCGGCTACTTTGTGGAGTACGCCGGCAGCGCCATCCGGAACCTGAGCATGGAAGGCCGCATGACGGTGTGCAACATGAGCATCGAAATGGGCGCGCGCGGTGGCCTCATTGCCCCCGATGCCACCACCTTTGAGTACCTGCACGGCCGCCCTTACGCTCCCCAGGCCGAGGCCTGGGACTGGGCTGTGGCGCATTGGCAAACTCTGTTTTCGGATGAGGACGCGCAGTTTGATGCGGAGTTACACTTTGACGCAACGGTTATCCGGCCTATGATAACCTTCGGTACCAACCCCGGTATGGGTATGGCGCTGGCCGGCCGCATTCCGGCCCTGTCCGAGGCGGCCGAGGCCCCGAGCTTCGAAAAGTCGCTGCGGTACATGGGCTTTGCGGCGGGCGAGTCGCTGCTGGGCCAGGAAATCAGCCACGTGTTCATCGGCAGCTGCACCAACTCCCGCATCGAGGATCTGCGCACGGTGGCGGCCTACGTGCGGGGCAAGCGCAAAGCGCCCCACGTGGAGGCCATCATCGTGCCCGGCTCCCAGCAGGTGGCTCGGCAGGCCCGGGCCGAAGGCCTCGACCAGGTGCTGGCCGACGCCGGCTTTGAGCTGCGCGAGCCGGGCTGCAGTGCCTGCCTGGCCATGAACGAAGACAAGATTCCGGCCGGGGCTTACTGCGTATCCACTTCCAACCGCAACTTCGAGGGCCGCCAGGGTCCCGGTGCCCGCACCCTGCTGGCCTCCCCGCTGGTAGCCGCCATTACGGCCGTGGAAGGCCGGCTGGTGGACGTAGCAGAGTACGTGCTCGATTACGCGAACCAAGACTAGCACTAAAACTAGCTCCCCTCCTTTCCAAGGAGGGGAGCTAGTTCTAAAAACAGCTTATCAACCCCTCTCTCACTCCACCCATGGAAAAATTCGCCACCCTGCGCTCCGGTGTGGTTCCGTTGCCCATTGAAAACGTGGACACCGACCAGATCATCCCGGCGCGCTTCCTGAAAGCCACCACCCGCGAAGGGTTCGGCCGGAACCTGTTTGCCGACTGGCGCTACGCCGCCGACGGCCAGCCCAAGCCGGATTTCGTGCTGAATGATGCCCGCTACCAGGGCCACCGAATCTTGCTGGCCGGTAAAAACTTCGGGTGCGGCTCCAGCCGGGAGCACGCCGCCTGGGCGTTGTATGACGCCGGGTTTCGGGTAGTCATCAGCAGCTACTTCGCCGATATTTTCCGGGGCAACGCCCTCAACACCGGCCTGCTGCCGCTGCAGGTGACGCCCGCGGAGCTGCATGAGCTGTTTGCCTTAGTGGCACAGGATGCCCAGGCCGAGCTGACGGTGGACCTGCCCAGCCAGACGCTGCAGGTACCGGGCCGCCCCGAGCCGATGCGCTTCGAGCTGGACGCCTACAAGAAAGAGTGCCTCATCAACGGATACGACGACATCGATTTTCTCATTAGCCAGGAATCGGCTATTACCGCCTTCGAGCAGCAACGGACATGGGTATTTTAAGCAAACACATTGTGGTATTGCCCGGCGACGGCATCGGGCCGGAAGTGTGCGCCGAGGCGGTGCGCGTGTTGCGGGCCGTGGCCGACCGGTTTGGGCACGAGTTTCACTTCGACTACCACCTGATGGGCGCCTGCGCTATTGATGCCACCGGCTCGCCCCTGCCCGAACTCACGCTGGATGCCTGCCACCAGGCCGATGCCGTGCTGCTGGGCGCCATCGGCGACCCTAAGTACGATAACGCCCCCGCCGCCCCGGTGCGCCCTGAGCAGGGCCTGCTGCGCCTGCGCAAGGAGCTGGGCCTGTACGCCAACATCCGCCCCGTTATGGCTTACGACCAGCTGCTGGAACACTCCCCGCTCAAAGCCGACCGCATTCAGGGCACCGATATGCTGATTTTCCGGGAGCTGACGGGCGGGGTGTATTTCGGCGAGAAGGGCCGCTTCAACGATGGGAATTCGGCTTACGACAACTGCACTTACTCGCGGGAGGAGATTGAGCGGATTGCCCACCGGGCTTTCCGGGCCGCCGAAACCCGTCGCCACAAGCTCACGCTGGTAGACAAGGCCAACGTGCTGGAAACCTCCCGCCTCTGGCGCGAAACCGTGCAGCAGCTGGCCCCGCAGTACCCCAGCGTGGCCCTCGACTACCTGTTCGTGGACAACGCCGCCATGCAGATCATCCTGAACCCGCGCCAGTTCGACGTGATTCTGACCGAAAACATGTTCGGCGACATCATCTCTGACGAAGCCTCTGTCATTGCCGGCTCCTTGGGGATGCTGCCCTCCGCCTCGGTGGGCGATGCAGTTGCCTTGTTCGAGCCCATTCACGGCTCGTATCCGCAGGCCAAGGGTAAGGGCATTGCCAACCCCATTGCCACCATCCTGTCGGCAGCTATGCTGCTGGACCACTTCGGGCTGACCGAGGAAGCCGTCACCGTGCGCGACGCCGTGCAGCACGCCCTCGACCAGCAGGTGGTCACGCCCGAGCTGAACCCGGCCACCCGCTATACCACCGAGCAGGTGGGCAGCTTTATTGCCTACGCCGTGCTGGATATTGCCGACTGCGAGATGCACCGCAACAACATCCGCCTGGGCATGAGCACCATTATTTAGCCGCACTACTATTTCGTGGCCCGTTTTCTACGGTCCGGGCTGGTGTATCTGAACACCAGAGGCAGGCATGCTGCAACAGCCAATTCGCCCCGTTCAGCCCCCGCCGGATATCAGCCCGGATTGTAGAGAACCGGCCATGCCTATGGAGTAGGCAGCGGCACCCATTTGCACCGGAGAGGGGTGCCCAAGGCCCGGAATGCTGACAGCTGCTGTCGGCGTCCGGGCCTTTTTGGTGGCGGAAGCCGACGGTTCACCCAAACGGCTTTTACGCTTCGCCCACGGCAGTAGCCGTTTCGCCCGGTTTGCGTGGGTGGATGTGCCGGATGATGCGGATGTTTGACCCAGTTAACGGCTCGCTAACCGCCTCTCCCATCCTTTACTCCTGCTCTCATGTTCCGCTTCCTTTCCTCCACTGTTCGTTTCCTGATGCTGTTGCTTCTTGTGGCATTGAGCACTGTTGCCCAGGCCCAGAAGCAGGCTGCGTTGCCTGTCGGTTCCCGCGCCATCTTCACTTACGATTCGGTAAAACTGTTTGTGCAGG containing:
- the ilvB gene encoding biosynthetic-type acetolactate synthase large subunit; amino-acid sequence: MFPNPQLQSAPASPEALAVPQVSGAVALLQGLVAEGVDTIFGYPGGAIIPIYDALYDFQEQLNHVLVRHEQGGIHAAQGYARASGRVGVVFATSGPGATNLVTGLADAQIDSTPLVCITGQVFAHLLGTDAFQETDILNITTPVTKWNHQITDARDIPAALAKAFYIARSGRPGPVLLDITKNAQLQLFEHAGYEPCTHIRSYRPRPVVRPEYVQRAAELINQAQRPLVLWGQGVLLGSAEAEFREFIEKSGIPAAWTILGAGALPTGHPLNVGMLGMHGNYGPNVLTNECDVLIAIGMRFDDRVTGRLDKYARQAQIIHLDIDPTEIDKNVTATVPVWGDCKETLPLLTQLVAARQHPAWRQRFRDHDAEEVAAVIQDELFPTQDELTMGEVIHQLNQLTQGEAIIVTDVGQHQMVACRYARLNHPRLSITSGGLGTMGFALPAAIGAKYGAPHRTVVAVIGDGGIQMTIQELGTIMQTGIEVKILLLNNQFLGMVRQWQELFHERRYSAVEIASPDYVTVANGYGIAARRVEHRPDLQPALRQLLSHPGSFLLEVRVTRENNIFPMVPQGCGVGEIRLK
- the ilvC gene encoding ketol-acid reductoisomerase, with the translated sequence MATINFGGVEEHVVTREEFPLEKARTILQSETIAVLGYGVQGPGQALNLRDNGFRVIVGQRPDSASWRKAEADGWVAGETLFGLEEAAERGTILANLLSDAGQIAVWPTLKPHLTAGKTLYFSHGFGITFNDQTGIIPPADVDVVLVAPKGSGTSLRRLFVAGGGLNSSFAVYQDATGHAYEKAVALGIGVGSGYLFETDFRKEVYSDLTGERGVLMGALAGIIEAQYQVLRQRGHSPSEAFNETVEELTQSLVPLVGENGMDWMFSNCSVTAQRGALDWKGRFREATLPVLNELYDSVASGQEAARTIQRGSTPGYRQELEAELTEVRNSELWQTGATVRELRSRAAEKVEQEEAYALTADGN
- the ilvD gene encoding dihydroxy-acid dehydratase, whose protein sequence is MALNKYSRIYTQDDSLPASQAMLIGSGIAEADLRKPFVGICSTGFEGNTCNMHLNQLADAVKQGVQEQDLVGLRFNTIGISDGITNGTPGMRYSLVSREIIADSIEAMAGAHNYDALACVVGCDKNMPGALIAMARLNRPSLMVYGGTIRGGTFKGQQLNIVSCFEAYGQKLQGQISDEDYRGIIRNACPGPGACGGMYTANTLAAAIETLGLSVPYSSSAPAESAEKQQECRSTGAYLRRLLELDLKPRDILVREAFENAMVVTTVLGGSTNAVLHLIAIAHAAGVQLTLEDFQAVSDRTPVLADLKPSGKYLMEDLSARGGVPAVLKTLLNAGLLHGDLLTVTGRTLAENLADVAPLGPEQDILRPASNPIKPDGHIQILYGNLAPRGAVAKITGKEGTRFAGPAIVFDSEEELNEGIVQGLIQPGHVVVIRYVGPKGGPGMPEMLKPTSAIIGAGLGDKVALLTDGRFSGGTHGFVIGHVSPEAYDGGPLALVENDDWITLDAAANTIDVALSDEQLALRRQQWQQPAPPVSQGVLLKYIRTVSDASHGCITDLADHRHVPEPAASIRASLA
- the ilvN gene encoding acetolactate synthase small subunit → MSKQEYNITAYTENQVGLLNRLAIIFSRRKINIESLNTSPSEIEGIHRFNIVVHESEEVVRKIARQMEKQVEVLKVYFNPNEEVIWQEMALYKVPTDVIAERALVERLLREHGARVVLIRKDYTVFETTGHREETDKLLAVLHPYGLIEFVRSARIAIIKTSQGFHHKLREFERQQPGEEVSENEFLDRRDKVFSM
- the ilvA gene encoding threonine ammonia-lyase IlvA, which encodes MHPPQPATLTPALPLPLVEQAARTLQGVISPTLLQHNLGLSAAYGATIYLKREDLQVVRSYKIRGAYNKMAGLPADEATRPVVCASAGNHAQGVAYACQLLGRRGYIFMPAATPAQKVDKVRLFGRDQVEIVLTGATFDDSSREAQEFCQQRQGVYVHPFDDAAVMAGQATVGLEILRDAPAPIDFVFMPIGGGGLAAGVSSVFRQLSPATRLVGVQPLGAPSMHRAIQTGQRQPLEHIESFVDGAAVKCPGELTFAICRELLDEVALVPEGQVCEDLLRMYNEEGIVLEPAGTLSLSVLHQYAGQIRGKTVVCILSGSNNDITRMEDIKERALRHQGRKHYFLVTFNQKPGALRRFVNHVLREDDDIIQFQYIKKNNKEKGPVFVGLEVQRPHDIAEIQQRMVAEGFSYEYLNGKQDFLSLLV